From the Tetrapisispora phaffii CBS 4417 chromosome 10, complete genome genome, one window contains:
- the RSB1 gene encoding phospholipid-translocating ATPase RSB1 (similar to Saccharomyces cerevisiae RSB1 (YOR049C); ancestral locus Anc_5.647) yields the protein MSFNQTAIAAIALLQKKDKISDGESFYSGLVPNLRFNGAMIAIWSILLGTHVFMLYLKQWWFSSAYICASILELLGYIGRTWSHFNVYSENGYLLQFICLTIAPVFTMGGMYYQLAKLIEIYGHRFSLLPSPMIYSYFFILCDIVSLVVQAAGGGVAGVAVNQHMSTQHGTNIFVAGLALQVATLSIFIILLCHFFYVVYVKTRMEYANASRPSFKLLKLSQAEIEPLYRAKFHDLRKGTERWQFNYFSLAFTVAVLCVFTRCCYRLAELAQGFRGYIITHEWYFIPLDGIMISLCTTIMAVFHPGFAFLGRTYHIPITSGKTDPEGRHDEETNSSASNLNEDLEEKEDDSDSNRNIFQGVVHNVTHPNLHINMHVPDKVHLNKNYFLLVVRNNENQMSKSKNKNSTCEMMNKNT from the coding sequence ATGTCGTTCAATCAAACTGCTATCGCTGCTATTGCATTACTACagaaaaaagataaaatctCAGACGGTGAATCATTTTATAGTGGTTTGGTTCCTAACTTAAGGTTCAATGGTGCCATGATCGCAATTTGGTCTATTCTTCTGGGGACCCATGTGTTTATGTTATACTTAAAACAATGGTGGTTTTCTTCCGCTTATATTTGTGCTAGTATATTAGAACTGTTAGGTTACATTGGTAGAACTTGGTCCCATTTCAACGTTTACTCTGAAAATGGTTATCTTCTGCAATTCATTTGTCTTACTATCGCTCCAGTTTTCACAATGGGTGGCATGTATTATCAATTAGCTAAACTGATTGAAATTTATGGCCATAGATTCTCCCTGCTACCTTCTCCAATGATTTATTCctattttttcattttatgtGATATTGTCTCACTAGTTGTTCAAGCTGCTGGTGGTGGTGTCGCTGGTGTTGCCGTCAATCAACATATGTCTACCCAGCACGGTACTAATATCTTTGTCGCTGGTTTGGCTCTACAAGTTGCTACTTTATCCatctttataattttattgtgCCATTTCTTCTACGTTGTCTACGTCAAAACGAGAATGGAATATGCCAATGCTTCAAGACCatctttcaaattattgaaacttAGCCAAGCTGAGATTGAACCCCTATACAGAGCAAAATTCCATGATTTAAGAAAGGGTACTGAGAGATGGCAGTTTAATTACTTTTCTTTAGCGTTTACTGTCGCTGTCTTATGTGTCTTCACCCGTTGTTGTTACAGATTGGCTGAATTAGCACAAGGTTTCAGAGGTTATATTATCACCCACGAATGGTATTTTATTCCATTGGATGGTATTATGATCTCATTGTGTACTACCATAATGGCTGTCTTCCACCCGGGTTTTGCTTTCTTGGGTAGAACCTACCATATTCCAATCACATCCGGTAAGACCGATCCTGAAGGTCGTCACGATGAAGAAACTAACAGCAGTGCCTCTAACTTAAATGAAGATctagaagaaaaagaggATGATTCAGACTCCAACAGAAATATCTTCCAAGGTGTTGTTCATAATGTTACTCATCCAAACttacatataaatatgcaTGTTCCTGACAAGGTTCACCTAAATAAAAactattttcttttggtggtaagaaataatgaaaaccAAATGAGCAAGAGcaagaacaagaacagCACATGCGAGATGATGAACAAGAACACATAA
- the GPT2 gene encoding bifunctional glycerol-3-phosphate/glycerone-phosphate O-acyltransferase GPT2 (similar to Saccharomyces cerevisiae GPT2 (YKR067W); ancestral locus Anc_5.648): MEETKTNTKSNKVEKTQSSPHIPKNNDSYFNHYNGYVYNFKTWIYDMFILLLSILFKIFFREIKIRGGHNVPPIGTPTILVCAPHANQFIDPSLVMVATRTMLSSEESLDPNRSRQTCFVTAASSFKLPVVAQFGIATGGIPVPRAQDNLKDVDPSLIIYAPDLKNSPNLIKGKVADPLVDKVSLNFTTRFEPKGLLGLPNYLANAKIEKIIDDDTILLASPFRNIDSKIQKKIDNYLINGTTFRYAQKIDNSKVFQNVFNHLHTRGCVGIFPEGGSHDRPSLLPLKAGIAIMALGAVAASPDLKVSIVPVGLNYFHRNKFRSRAVIEYGEPIVVDNTMGEEYIKDSRGSVSNLLKKISNSLYAVTENAPDYETLMVIQAARRLYKPALHNKRLPLTVVCKINRNLLLGYSKFKDDERIVNLKKAVLNYNKKLHSFGIKDHQVEQLKIGWINTARTLAIFVKRVLFLTFYFILSLPGSILFTPIFVTAHYYSKRKQVQGLKKSVVKIKGLDLIATWKIIVALGMAPILYITYSLILVSLCNSIKFNGLVNWMYIPFNNKFLQFGYFYLILVLISYSSLKTGEVGMDVFKSLPPLFVTLFYPSKNIKEIKLQRSKLSTEITNICNELGPEVISDFDKYKTVNTDSEKESSSQSPSLYGHSRSSSINSLFSNALSRVNSRGSLTDIPILGDGMTQSMRLEYINKAYKSDAVGSETEPESEPESKNGIPSKIADLVREKRQNNEQG, translated from the coding sequence ATGGAAGAAACTAAAACAAACACAAAGTCAAATAAGGTCGAGAAGACCCAGTCGTCTCCTCATATTCCAAAGAACAATGACAGTTACTTTAATCATTATAATGGGTATGTTTACAACTTTAAAACTTGGATATACGATATGTTCATCTTATTGCTAAGCATTCtgtttaaaattttctttagagaaatcaaaattagaGGTGGACATAATGTGCCACCAATCGGCACACCAACTATTCTGGTGTGTGCTCCTCATGCGAACCAATTTATTGATCCATCTCTGGTCATGGTGGCAACACGAACAATGTTATCATCCGAAGAGTCTCTAGATCCAAACAGATCAAGACAAACGTGTTTTGTTACAGCAGCTTCAAGTTTCAAGTTGCCTGTAGTGGCTCAATTTGGTATTGCTACAGGTGGCATTCCAGTACCAAGAGCTCAAGATAATTTGAAGGATGTAGATCCAAGTCTAATAATATATGCCCcagatttgaaaaattcgccaaatttaataaaaggTAAAGTCGCTGATCCATTAGTTGACAAAGTTAGTTTAAACTTCACTACAAGGTTCGAACCTAAAGGTCTCTTGGGTTTACCTAATTATTTGGCAAATgcaaaaatagaaaaaatcaTTGACGATGACACAATTCTTCTGGCTTCTCCATTTAGAAATATAGActcaaaaattcaaaaaaagaTTGATAATTATCTAATCAATGGTACTACTTTCAGATATGCACAAAAGATAGATAACTCAAAAGTTTTCCAAAATGTTTTCAATCATTTGCATACCAGAGGTTGCGTCGGGATTTTTCCAGAAGGTGGTTCTCATGATAGACCATCTCTCTTACCACTTAAAGCAGGTATAGCAATTATGGCATTAGGTGCTGTGGCAGCAAGTCCAGATTTAAAAGTTTCCATAGTTCCTGTCGgattaaattatttccatagaaataaattcaGATCAAGAGCCGTAATAGAGTATGGTGAACCTATAGTTGTTGATAATACAATGGGtgaagaatatataaaagattcTCGTGGTTCTGTATCaaatttgttgaaaaaaatatcaaactCTCTTTATGCAGTTACTGAAAATGCTCCAGATTACGAAACTTTGATGGTTATTCAGGCAGCTCGTAGATTATACAAGCCAGCTTTACATAATAAGAGACTCCCACTAACTGTTGTTTGCAAAATTAACAGGAACTTATTATTAGGGTattctaaatttaaagatgatGAGAGAATTgtcaatttgaaaaaagCTGTTCTAAACTACAATAAGAAACTACACTCTTTTGGAATAAAGGACCATCAAGTtgaacaattgaaaataggATGGATAAATACAGCCAGAACACTTGCAATTTTTGTAAAGAGAGtgttatttttaactttttacTTCATTTTATCGTTACCAggttcaatattatttacacCAATTTTTGTCACTGCTCACTATTATTCTAAGAGGAAACAAGTACAAGGTTTGAAGAAGTCCGTTGTCAAAATAAAAGGTTTAGACTTAATCGCAACTTGGAAGATTATAGTAGCCTTAGGCATGGCTCCAATATTGTACATTACTTATTCGTTGATTTTAGTCTCTTTATGTAATAGCATAAAGTTCAATGGCTTAGTGAATTGGATGTATATTCCATTCAATAACAAATTCTTACAATTTGGTTACTTTTACTTGATTTTGGTGTTAATTTCCTATTCAAGTTTAAAGACAGGTGAAGTTGGAATGGATGTATTCAAATCGCTACCTCCATTATTTGTCACATTATTTTATCcaagtaaaaatattaaagaaatcaaaCTGCAACGTAGTAAACTAAGTACGGAAATAACCAATATTTGCAACGAACTTGGTCCTGAAGTGATTTCTGACTTTGACAAATATAAGACAGTAAATACTGACTCAGAGAAGGAATCATCTTCGCAATCACCATCCTTATACGGTCACAGTCGTTCTTCCTCTATCAATTCGCTATTTTCAAATGCGTTATCAAGAGTTAATTCTAGAGGTTCGTTAACTGATATTCCTATTCTAGGTGACGGTATGACTCAGTCAATGAGGTTAGAATACATAAACAAGGCCTACAAAAGTGATGCCGTAGGTAGCGAAACCGAACCAGAATCAGAACCAGAATCGAAAAATGGAATTCCATCCAAGATCGCTGATTTGGTGAGAGAAAAGCGTCAAAATAACGAACAAGGTTAA
- the BET3 gene encoding TRAPP complex core subunit BET3 (similar to Saccharomyces cerevisiae BET3 (YKR068C); ancestral locus Anc_5.649), whose protein sequence is MSTTDKTSSSHSKSLKIIGDEIWKNKTEKINAELFAMTYGSIVSQLCQDFQRDYKKVNDQLFTMGYNIGVRLIEDFLARTAMPRCEDMVRTAEVISKCAFKIFLNISPQVSNWSPNKEAFSLIFPENPLSEFVELPMDATKDLWYSNILCGVMKGALEMVQLDCDVYFVSDVLRSEQQTEIRVKLNKVLRDEIPIGED, encoded by the coding sequence ATGTCAACTACAGATAAAACAAGTAGCTCACATTCCAAGTCATTAAAGATCATTGGTGATGAGATATGGAAGAATAAAACAGAAAAGATAAACGCAGAATTATTTGCAATGACTTATGGGTCAATTGTATCTCAACTATGTCAAGATTTCCAAAGAGATTACAAAAAAGTAAATGACCAATTATTTACTATGGGTTATAATATTGGTGTTAGATTAATTGAAGACTTTTTAGCTAGAACTGCTATGCCAAGATGTGAAGATATGGTGAGAACGGCAGAAGTTATAAGTAAATGtgcatttaaaatatttctgaACATAAGTCCTCAAGTCAGCAATTGGTCACCAAATAAAGAAGCCTTCTCATTGATCTTCCCTGAAAACCCACTGAGCGAGTTTGTAGAGTTACCAATGGATGCTACAAAAGATTTATGGTATTCTAACATTCTATGTGGTGTTATGAAGGGTGCATTAGAAATGGTACAATTAGATTGTGATGTATATTTTGTTTCAGATGTCTTAAGATCTGAACAACAGACCGAAATAAGagttaaattaaataaggTATTGAGAGATGAAATACCAATTGGAGAAGACTAG